The segment AGATAAAACATGAACCCTAGCTATACCTAGCTCTCTCACCACCATTTCTCTCTACCTAGTGAAGATCAGTTCGGTTCGAGAACGATGGAGGCGGGGGCGACGAGGACGGGTGAGAGCCGGGAGGCGGCGCTCATCCAgcccccgccggccaccgccgcagcgCCTCTTCGTccttgccgccgcgcgccgccgtcagatccagcagcagcagcagctcgcaTTATTCCTTCGTCTGCAAAGCCGACCAAGGTGAGCTCGATCTCTGCTGCGTGCCTCCCCCGGCCCGATCCACTCCCCAGCACGTTTAGTTTTTGCTCGCTACTGGatatattgttgttgttttcttgCAAAATTGGATCGGATTGGCTGAGTACAGTCGGATTTTAACGGCTGGGATGCGCTGTGCTGGACATCGTGTGCACGATACACATCCGTTTCTCCACCTGTTTATCCCTTTGTAATTTTCTTACTTTATTTGTTGATCCGGAACTGCTATGGGTTTGTAGcaatcaactttgttgttgtaattatatatttatacaaatttacatattagttacaccccacttacatatcacttacatatataattttgggatttacatatgtaattttaggacttacattgtaaatacactaaaattacatatgtaatttagagacttacaatgtaaatacataccgactatttttagtgaaaaatatgacgccataaatatagctagtcCCATTGAATTAGTTCAATTCAACCCCAGATCGACATGCAGACAGTGggtagagctagctagctagctgcctgAGCCGCGCAGCCCCAAATCAAATGAATTTCTTCTTCGCTTATCGAGCTGATCGATCATCCTCTGACAAGGGTCATAGATCtgaaattcaattaaaaaaaattaattgtattaGTAGTTTGCAGGTTGCTAGCTAGAGAAGGTAGATTACTTACTACTACATATCTTTTCTTCTCAATAATTATTGATTGGAGGATTGTTTCGGTAAAGAATGAGAGAGGATTGTCTCGCAACTTTTGCCTGGTACGTACGCGTTCTTTCGGCCGgtattaatttgtttattgTTATGAACATCCTACTAGAATATACTATTAGATTCTTTTAATGCTTGACTGCATCAAATTGCAAACTGCTCTTGTTGTTCTGAAGAAGAGTACACTTGATCATGCAGTTCTTGGACGGAAAAACACCCCACCAGAAGAATAACGACTATGCCTTGACGTCAATCCTGGCGCTGTCCGGCATCGTCATCGCCGTTCTTACTTCACTGGGTAATCCCCAAATGATTCCTCacatttcttttcatttttcacGTTAAGCGGCCCTGTAGCTCTAGGTAGCTAGCAGCTAGCTGTTCATCGCCGAGACTACCTCGACGGTTAGTTCATGCTTCATTAGTTGGCGATGCACAGGCCGGTATTGACGTCCTGCTGCTTTAATTTCTTCACTGCTGAGCGTGCAGTCAGCACTATTTCCGTTGTACATATTTATGCAAGCCCTAGCtagatagtcatattttatgcAATTGTGGTATGGAGTATGTGATATATTAATTCGATCATCTATATGGACCCAATGCATTTACAACCGCAttattgtttggcttattcgtATGCTTATCCAAATTGCTATTAGCAACTAAAAAAACATCATTTGTGAGcgaaaatttttatatgtgtgttcttAGTAACTCAAAAGTAAATGTAGTAAtataaactatgatgaaaaaaaattaaattcaaaattaagttctaaaatttaaattttggctcaTAAGCATCATCATAAACCAAACAATGAGGACCTTAATTATATCATTCATCTATTGTACAAATTTGCAAGAAGTAGGTCATTCTTAGtgggaaattttatttttatgttccTAAGTATGCCACATAAGTAATAAGACATTCAATTGATGGTTGAAATAGCACATACAATATATGTTTCATTTTTGTTatttcacaatatatatatacaagagaTAAGTTACATTGAAAACGGTATGGTTTACACAAAGTTTCACCTAgataaaactaatatttgatcTCTCTTttcattaatttaaaagtattGATATGACACCCTATTTAATAAGTTAGTGACCCTAATATTTCAttattacccttttttttttcaatcaatacaactggctagctagctaacggttctctccctccatccaaaataatTAGACATACTGCTTAAGTGTACGCATATATGCAACTAGTAATGAGTATTAAGATGACTACTAACTACCTAGATTTGATCAACTAGTAATGAGTATTAAGATGACTACTAACTACCTAGATTTGATCAACTAGTAATGAGTATTAAGATGACTACTAACTACTTAGATTCCGATCAAACATTTAATATTCTATCTCTTCTTTTAAGTCTTGGATACATGCATTAGATACTACGTACAAATATATGATCAActtatatatattaacaaaaaaCAAAATGTAAAATAAGTCCGATACTTTTTAGACGGCCGTAGGAGAGAGTAATGTTGTGAATcagttaatttttattttactatatCCACTGAATTTTTGCTCTGCTTTTGTGGCCACTGGTAGGAGGAATGATGGTGGCGCTTGGGCATGGCGAGTCGTCTCCTGCGGCATGCCTTGAGAGAGTCAACATCCACGAGTACTTCGGCATGGCCAGCAGGTTCGCGGACGGCTTAGGCAGACACTTGCTCTTCGGCGATGACAGCAACATCTGGCTGGACACCATTCCGAAGCATGGAAACACCCTCGACGACGGCAAGGCAGCAGGAAGAAGACCGTTTCTCAACGCCAGCGACATAGCGCGTCAgctcggcgccgacgacggACTGCAGATCAAGGGCATCGAGGTGCACCCGGAGTTCGCCACAAATGGCCGTTTCCTTATCTCCTACATCTACAGCGACCGGCGATCGTCCAAGTGGTGGCTTGTCGTTGCCGAGTTGTCTGCGCAAGATTCCAAGGTGAGCAGCACTGATCTCTAAGCTAGTAGCTTAATTTTACGCATGCCGTAGTATTCAATATTTATGTCAAATTATCTTTTTAGTCCTTTGTTAAACGTTTCTTGTGGTGATGGCGGTGAGTCCACCCACTGACATTTGGGCTTCACAAATTAAGTGAACCCCACATATATAGCTagtaaaacaaaaatcaacaacgtAGATCATGCATTGTTCCGTATTTTACGCTACAATCATATGGATGGCTGAATTATTCTGTATTTGTCATATACACGATCAAATTTAACTTTGCAATTTTATTTTGTGCATACAATATAGTATATATTATTACACCCTTTGATtgtacttataaattatttcatACTTTTTAACAATTTGTATGACATGCATATATGCACGAGACGAGgcgatgcatgcatgtaattaattaacaaacgACATCTATGTCCTCTTAATTAGTTTTCATTTGGTTTCCTTGTGGCTCTCCTGATCTCAAAGCCTTTAGTTTTCAACACATGCACTACtaactatgattttttttcattatataaTGTCTAAAACTGCCGAAAATTCAAAGAAAATGGACACAATCTTCACTACGGAGTTGCCCCAGGACCAGGAGGTTCAGTTATCTGGCTCCAACCAGGGAGGTCAGATTTTTTTCAAGCACACAAACAACACATCATACATATACATCGTCATCGGACATGGTGTGATGATAAAGTCTGATGCCGGCTACGTAGACTTGTCTTCGGATGAGAGCTCATTACTGGGCAAGGTTATTCGAGTGGAGATCCCAGGTACTACTATATGTACTACTCTTATCACTATGCCGTGTATAAACACACACACGCACGTACATGCATTGATTCATTTGATATTTATCCACGTTCCTGACCTAGCTATATATTAAGTATTAACCACCTTTGGCTGCCTAATTTTATGCATTTAGCTATAttttagcttaattagcttgcaCAATATTCAATTAAAACATCAATAATCTTAGTATAATTTAGCAGCAACTTAATTTTGGTATGTGCTATTTTGTATTTCTATCTGTTCAcgtatatgtgtttttatgcATCTCCATGTTATTATAATCTTTGTATTTTAATATCGGACTTAAAGAAATTCTCgaaatgtactttttttttattttaagcaAGAAAATTATTTCTTTCAACCCAAGAAAACAAGCCAGGCAAGCATGCGTATAGTTGAAGTTGACAAGGTGGTCGTTGAAGAAAATTACTACACATACGACCAGTGTGTACGACTTACATCCAACCAGTACTTACCCACTCCTTGCTCTGGCCCACATGGAGAGCAGCTGGCTCGTATGGAGTAAATTGATTAGCAGAGAAGGCAAGGTTGGGCGGGGGTCAGACAATAGGGTTGGATGTGTAGCAGTACTCGTCGTTGAAATAGGTGATAACCCGCAGTAATTGCTACtaggttatatttatagatTAAGATTTAGGAGCTAATAATTACTAGTGGatatcaattatatatatagtaaaaaaagTATAGATCGATTAGTCACTCAACAAATGGAGGATCCAGTTTTATGTGCAATGTGTTTATTAATTTGTTTAATAAGTATTGATTGTTTCAGAACTACTAATGCAACCAATACTTCCATACAgtcatactctctccgtcctactCAATAAGACGGTTAAATTTGACATGGTCAACAAAACTAATTTTCGATTCTAAATTTCACCATATACTATAATGGTTTTAGCAACGAAATCATAATCATatgaaaacaaatttaaatattaatCTAATGATATTATTTCTattgaataaaatttaatttataataaaataattattaattggtCATATATTTAAAGAGTTAAATATTAAAATGTGTACGTGGGTCAGAGGAAGTATCTATTTTTTCCTTGCGGTGAAACAAAGAAGCTAGGTGCTAtcctaaaaacaaaatattgtaCTGCAGCTTTGATCCTTACTAGTATgtgaaataatatatatgttggaTTTGGATATcaaataatttaatttgtctGTCGTTAGCACTAAACCTATTAATTAAGTGGCTGCACACATTCCAGAGACGTTGCCGAAGACTCATCAGATCGTGGCCAAGGGCATCGCTGACCCCAAGGGATGCAACATCAATCCCGACGACAGGCGGTGCATTTTCTGCAGCCTCGTCGTCGATGGAACCGCACAGGTGCGTTTGATCAACATCGAGAGTGTACGTGAAACCTACACTCTCATCTTCAACGGCAGCCTACCGGAGATAACTGGAGGTTTCAAGTACGATCGAGCCTCCACGGATCCTTCTCTGGAACGAAAGTATGCCTCTATCTGTCTTGCTCTCGATCATGTATGTTTAATTATATATCTTATCTTCCACAATACATTATCTGGTGGTATAAGGTATTGTCACTTACctcgtacttcctccgtttcacaatataagtcattctagcatttcccacatttatattgatgctaatgaatctagataaatatatatgtctaaattcattagcatcaatatgaatgtggaaaatgctagaatgacttatattgtgaaacggagaaagtacttCCTTCATCCTAAATACAAGGTGCAACTATCActaacacacatatatatatataggtgatGCTAGTTAATTGTATACATAGATGTATACATAGATGCGCGCGTTGTAACATTGAAATAAATAGTTGTGTGCCCTATATTTAGAACGCAGGGAGTAGTACGTAAAAGCTTTCATTTGGCTAACCCAAACGGTTGATTATTTTCTGGTTACAACATAATTTCTTGCAGTAATTGATTTGAaacagtaacaaaaaaaatgtttatttggTGTAAGTATTTTTCATGCATTGCATCAACTAATACACCATGCATGAGGGGTCACATAAACCTCTCCTTAATTAGATTGATTATGCATTGACGTACGGCATAGTACTCAGAACCTTGCACCTTGCCGCAAGATCTCAGATCTTCTCAATATTATTGCTTCTTCTACCAGCCAAAAATTTGGGATGCATTGAATTTCTTCACATTTCAGTCGAAATTAGCATGGTGATCTATAGATTTGTGACACTGGGCCTATTTGGTAGACCTCCAACTCCAGCTCCAAGAGATTGCTAAATAGTTTCAACCTCACCTAAAATAAGAGTACAATACAGTAGGCTGGAGTGCTCTCATAATAAACTTCAAAGGTGGAGCTGGTTTAGGTTGCTTGATAACTACACTCCAGATCCAGCTCTTAAAGTTAAGTACAATAATCTGGTTAGAAACTTGACATTCAAAGACACCTATTTAACTAGAAATTAATTGTTCAACACCTCTCAATCGGTTCTGCTTCCAATTCAAACTTGCTCTCTCTTCTTCATTCGAAACTTTTATTAATGGCCTTGTGAACAAATACGGAAACATTGCAAATGTATGTCATTGTTATCTGTAGTTAGAGATTTTCTGGAACATTTTTTATTCTATCAATTATatgatataattatagtacGTGCAATCGGTGTCACATCGATGATGTTATTTCTGTTCCTTTTATTCACCGTAGCTAACTTGATATTATGGTTTTCTCACTACCCATGAAAATTGTACGTTCATATGCATTGGTTCCAATATATAGGGTAAATATGTGGTGCAAACCCTAACCTAGGTAaataaaaatttgtgtaaatgcCGATTTAAAAGTTGTTCAtattcaacaaaaaaaagagagcatatAAGTTGTCCAAACTTGACTTTGTTTTTGAGatataaaattaacaaatttcAAACCAGAAAACTGTCATGaagatttgttatttttatgttttacaATCAAATTAAGTCGAGTTTGGACAAGATCTTTTAGAAATTTAGACAACTTTTTGGGTCAGGTTTACAGGTGTTTTCATTGAGGTTGGGGTTGGCACCACATATATATTTACCTGGATATATATTGTTCTTTAGTTGTTCCTCCGTTAATTATACCTTGCAACCATTGACAAAATATTTCTTGCTTAAAAAACTGTGTATACACAcacgtagagagagagagagagacaagtATATATGTTACGAATCCTATTCATTTTCGGAGAATGTGGTGGCGACTtatatctctttttttaataataatatagtaaaataatagatttatttaaatttatttgaggTTTAGCAGATCAATTGTTggtttaaaagattttttttaaaacaaaatttcaggtacatcttcttcttcaactccaGCATGTACACTGCCACAGAGATCCCGGAAGGTAGCGGCCACTATATCTACGCGAGGATCACCAAGGTCGGCTGCTCCAAGAGCTCTCCCAAGGCCGCCTGTGACCCCAAAAGCTTCACTAATAGTCCGGGATTCGTCCATTTTATCGGCGAGGACAGCAACGGGGACGCCCTCTTGTTCACTCCCATGGGCATCTACCGACTCGTCCATCCCGCTCTGTGCCACTATCCCACCGTGGTCGACGACGGGGCCGCCGCCAGTGTCGGAAAACATCGTCGttctcctccggcgccggcgcattGGTCAATGGGGAAGAAAGTGTTGGTATATGGTGGAGCACCATCGTTGTTCTTTGCCGTCGTGTGGGCTATATGGTACTGCGTTTACTACATAGTATTGCCCGCCCTCTCTCCTGGAacagatggcggcggcggcggacagcaAGCACCAACAGTGGCGGTGAACAACAACTTGACGGTGAACAATAACTTCAGCTGCTTCAACATTCGTAATTTTATACGCGCCagccaaggcgcgcgcgcgcaaaCCATTGAGCttcagcaggcagcagcagcagaatgaCTAAGATATATCTCTCTGCGTGATATTTTTGTACCGTGTTGCATGAACCTGGTAGCCAAGTGCTAGCGAGATCGAGTCGAGACCTTGAATAATTTTGGGAATTTTGCGGTGATATTTATATGCAGTACAATGAGTCGGACCTTTCATGTTGATTATTATTTCTCGTGAGATGGACTATATGCCGATTTATAGTTTTATTGGGTTTTGTCTATTAATTTATAATATAGTATACTACATCAACTAGGAAGTAAATattcttttttgaaatttgGTAACTCATGATAAATGGTTTAGATCAATTATACTAATGAAGATAATACACATGCAGTAGAATACATATCACCATAAAATGTAGTATATCTTTGGTCACGCTAATTAATCAGCGTGTTGTGCGTCGTACATTAAATAGTACGAAATGGCTAGTGGACGAACGTTCACCGACTAATAATCTAGCTAATCGCTCGGATATGGAGGATTAGAGGATACGGGGATGGAGCGGTATCTGCTCTTTCTTTCCtaatttctcctttttttacCCGATTTTCCTGGTACAtatcaagcatatatatatatattcttctctttccaattttatttttttcctttatttacgTGATCCTCATTGTACGTATCAAGATTTCTTTTACCTTCTCTTTAGATTTCCTAGTTTTATTAATGGAGACATTTTATATGAATTATTCACATGGAAActttttacatatataattaaaatttcTATACATAACCCTTTTtatatgtaaagtttctttatATAGActttaaatataaaaagtttatatgtagaaagtttgtatataaaaaatctatatgtagaaagttttaatgaaaataaattacaaaaaaaatatgcttataaattttatatagaatttataTATGCAATTAGGAACTTTAGTTTATAAACATCAgcggaaataaaaaaaatatgctaatcCGCACTggatatttttggaaaaaatataATCTTATCGTCAAAACAAACCTCGTAACAGAATAAACGCTAATCATGCTAAGTATGCGTAGATTTTGTTTTTAACTGAAGATCAACAATAATCATTATTACGCGCGTAATTAGGCATATAGTTAGAGGGAAAGCCCGTGGGTTCGGACGTAAAAGAGCGATAGGCTGTTGGAACATTCGTGGGCCGTGAACATTCGTGTACTAGACACGTCCTAAATAGTGTGCCTCACACGTCCATGATTTTCGTTTCTCCGTTTTCACACAGTCCCTTTGCCGAGTGTGTCCTCCCGGTCCTCACTGGCACTCACTCTCTCCAACCTCTCTAGTTATCCCACCAGATCAAATTAACTAGCTAGCATAGTGGTCCAcgtagattgcgcggctagcatcattatattttatctcatataatagcatatatgtttctcattatattattcaaatatattaaaataacaacacaattttaaattttacaataattttacaaaactactgatgtgtaatattcatattatatcttatatacatgttagttattaattatttttaatatcaaattttagttatttgtaaattatatatattcctatagggactctagactcatcttttaatatttatttttttaattccgaattttctgtaaattgtatttctatatagactttatgatcttcttctaatattatttatttttatttctaaatttttattattttaaattttatttctatgtggactcaaaactcatcttttaatattctataatttttaatttcgaattttagttacttctaaattgtattcctatatttacTTTAAAcacttcttcccatgtttttcttaatttaaattttatttatttgtaattgtatttttatatggactctaaactctaattttaattttattatgtttattctaaattttagttagttttaaattcatatatgaactctatactttacttctaatattccttatttttttaattccgaatttctattttttttcttaattgtatttctatatggactctatactcaacttctaatattccttatttttaattctgaatttctattatttcctaattatttttctatatggactctatactctacttctaatattccttatttttaattctgaatttcagttatttcctaattgtatttctatatggactctatactctacttctaatattccttattttttaattccgaatttgtattttttttcttaattgtatttctatacggactctatactctacttctaatattccttatttttaattcagaatttcagttatttcataattgtatttctatatggactctatactctacttctaatattccttatttttaattctgaatttcagttatttcctaattgtatttctatatggactctatactcctcttctaatattccttattttttagttccgaatttcaaatatttccaaagtgtatttctatatggactctagtctcctcttctaatattccttattttttaattccgaatttcagctatttctaaattgtatttctatatggactctgttttttctttttctccgattaatgtgagaatttcaaggccatgagagcgaacgtggaggctcctttttctattcctttaattatataatagatagattgtttAGGTCCCACTCCCACCTTATTATAAATATGATATTCTTGAAATAAAATTTGAAcggtagaaatataattattttggaaaaaaaaggtagTAATATTTTACTGCCCATTTACCTTTTACTGCACATTTATTTAttggtagtaatatttttactcccCTTTCATTGTGTGGAGTTTAGTAGCTCATTTATTAGAGTACTATATGTGCTTGGTAGTAGGAATGAAAATGGTCAGAAAAACCCTataccattttcattttcatatatttttctcgAAAACGGAATCAGAACGGTAGACCCGGAAACGGTAACGATATCGGTAATATCGGTATATCGGAAATGGGACCGTCAGAACGGAATATACCGATATTGGTCGAAAGTCAAAATTCATGTCGGAATCAGAGGAGTGTGGCGTAGCACACATTAACTATGCACATTAACTTTATTCTTGCATCATCACACTCCACATAACAccgttatatgatgattaatggTATGATAATAAGTTTGACGAACAATATAAACAAAGTTCAACAATACTTTAATATCGATAAGTCGAGGAGACCAAAGTTCAGTAAAATCCACATGCCACGTCATAGGGTTAACAACATTTTCCCTAGTCACTTCTCCAATTTTTATGGGCTTCAAGCCTACCAGATTTCCTTAATTCATGGGCTTCCGATGGGTTGGGCAGGCTGAGCTGCTGGAATTAGTTCCACAAAATCCCATCTAATCCCGTTCTCTTAGGCGAATTAACTAAACAATAAGTCCTTATTAAACGCCTTCGGGGGCCCCTAGCTACATTATGTAGGGTTGGGTTAATTGTTGTttcttgatatatatatatataaatatatatagtgctTAATTTTATAATGGGAAAGGCAATACTGCAGTTCACCCTCGATGTTAATTTGTAGAGATACAATATAATATATCATGTTAGAATACCGACAACTAGATATCAAGAGGTTCGTCGATCGTCAAGGATTATACGTCTTTAAAGCAAGAAATTAACAGAACAAATCAAAGCAAAACGAAGGGGGCCTATTGGTAATTAATGCTTATGTTAGTTTGATTCTAATATCTCGCCCTGTTAATTGCTGAAAGTGTAACATTGGTTAAAAAGATGTTGAACTTTTCTAGTCGTACATAGGGCTATTATATACTCTATCTGCTTTCTGGGCTCGACCATGAATTAATGGTTTCCCAGTAAAACTCATTTCATCTGTTTCTTAATTCGCTGATTCATTAACGTGCGTAAGCCTACCATCCATGAAACATTTGAACACACAAACGGAACCATATAAACTACAAGAACCATCCTTTCAGACGAGTAGGACAGATGAATGATCTCATTAATTTTTGGTGTAAATTAAAGTTTGTTACTACATATGTAGGGAGAAAAGAACTGGCTCGTACCTGTTTAATTAGGAGTTGCTAGCGGCGCCGGCCTGTGCATCACGCGGAACGGCCAAACATCAGATATATAGCTCGATCAATTCGGCACACTTGTTATCTCGAAAGCAGAAAACTGAGATTACCAAGGTGATACATATACAGATTATTACAGCGCTGGAAAGATTAGCAGACATGGTTGAATCAAATCATCGCAGGTAATTCATGGATGCAAAAGCAGAGTGCTAATTAATTGCAAGCTAATTAACGCTGGTTGGTAAATCATGGATGCAAAGGCAGAGTGCTACGAGGTTGCTTACCTTGATTGCAaatatgctgctgctgctctcttcGAGCAGTTAAGTgctgaatggccatggctttATATATTGTGTTCCCGTTCTAAATCTAGGCAATGTGGATGTCGAGCCATGttttttagaaatataaaacTAAACTATAAAAGAAGGACTCCAAATGTATAAAAAGTAACTAAAAATCTCAGCTTTCTTGGGTGTGATACTGACAGTGGGGTCCATCAGAGACACCAAGCCGCATATCCCCGAAATGTCAGTCTCTGTTTACGGTGATCTTCTCGCAAGCGCGCGGCGCCACCCCGGCCGGTGTGATGAAAAGTCCAGCTAAaagattttttagataatggaatgaaccatcccggcctttactccaaagagttacagccaattattacaaaatgTAACACACTTATAAAATCTTAATTCAAGATAAAACCTTCAAaccaaccaaaattaaaagaaagaCGTAACATGACAAGGAAAACATTATTCTAGCCtattagaaaatctccatccatggttggcaaaaagttgcataaccgttgaCTCAAGAGTACGACATGCAACATTCAGGAAAACTC is part of the Oryza glaberrima chromosome 12, OglaRS2, whole genome shotgun sequence genome and harbors:
- the LOC127757868 gene encoding HIPL2 protein-like, with the protein product MEAGATRTGESREAALIQPPPATAAAPLRPCRRAPPSDPAAAAARIIPSSAKPTKFLDGKTPHQKNNDYALTSILALSGIVIAVLTSLGGMMVALGHGESSPAACLERVNIHEYFGMASRFADGLGRHLLFGDDSNIWLDTIPKHGNTLDDGKAAGRRPFLNASDIARQLGADDGLQIKGIEVHPEFATNGRFLISYIYSDRRSSKWWLVVAELSAQDSKKMDTIFTTELPQDQEVQLSGSNQGGQIFFKHTNNTSYIYIVIGHGVMIKSDAGYVDLSSDESSLLGKVIRVEIPETLPKTHQIVAKGIADPKGCNINPDDRRCIFCSLVVDGTAQVRLINIESVRETYTLIFNGSLPEITGGFKYDRASTDPSLERKYIFFFNSSMYTATEIPEGSGHYIYARITKVGCSKSSPKAACDPKSFTNSPGFVHFIGEDSNGDALLFTPMGIYRLVHPALCHYPTVVDDGAAASVGKHRRSPPAPAHWSMGKKVLVYGGAPSLFFAVVWAIWYCVYYIVLPALSPGTDGGGGGQQAPTVAVNNNLTVNNNFSCFNIRNFIRASQGARAQTIELQQAAAAE